One genomic segment of Devosia sp. includes these proteins:
- a CDS encoding LysR family transcriptional regulator gives MDFSWDDLRLFLDVARLGGLSAATQTTGLSAATLGRRVTALERQVGEPLFVRSQTGYRLTPSGEDLLLRAEEVEAAMMALKRWKDGTIGERMVRISAGAWTSAFLARHVAQIWTAGDRFGVELVTGSQKVDIGRRHADIGIRNERPSEQWLAGRLIGKVAYGLYARPELTSGVAAGYFVGLAGDGAQTRSARWLHARHGDRIATRGNDVMSVLELVAAGAGISVFPCFVGDSDPRLSRMAGPVPELETELWLVCHHEERHTPAVRAVTERIASLMREHGALMRGEGAAP, from the coding sequence ATGGACTTCTCCTGGGACGATCTGAGACTGTTTCTGGACGTCGCCCGGCTCGGCGGGCTGAGCGCGGCTACCCAGACCACCGGGCTTTCAGCCGCGACGCTGGGCCGGCGGGTAACGGCCCTCGAACGGCAGGTGGGCGAGCCGCTGTTCGTGCGCAGCCAGACCGGCTATCGCCTGACCCCGTCCGGCGAGGACCTGCTTCTGCGCGCCGAAGAGGTCGAGGCGGCGATGATGGCACTGAAACGCTGGAAAGACGGGACCATCGGCGAACGTATGGTGCGCATTTCGGCCGGTGCCTGGACCTCGGCCTTTCTCGCCCGCCACGTCGCACAGATATGGACCGCCGGCGACCGCTTCGGTGTCGAGCTCGTCACCGGCAGCCAGAAGGTGGATATCGGCCGGCGCCATGCCGATATCGGCATCCGCAACGAACGGCCGAGCGAGCAGTGGCTGGCCGGCAGGCTTATCGGCAAGGTGGCCTATGGCCTCTATGCCCGGCCCGAACTGACAAGCGGCGTGGCCGCCGGCTACTTCGTCGGCCTGGCGGGCGACGGGGCCCAGACCCGCTCGGCCCGCTGGCTCCACGCGCGGCATGGCGATCGCATCGCGACCCGCGGCAATGATGTCATGTCGGTGCTCGAACTGGTGGCAGCGGGCGCCGGTATCTCGGTCTTTCCCTGTTTCGTGGGCGATAGCGACCCCCGGCTCAGCCGCATGGCTGGGCCGGTTCCCGAACTCGAGACCGAACTCTGGCTGGTCTGCCACCACGAGGAACGCCACACTCCGGCCGTGCGGGCAGTGACCGAACGCATTGCCAGCCTGATGCGTGAACATGGCGCCCTGATGCGTGGCGAAGGGGCTGCTCCCTGA
- a CDS encoding DUF1127 domain-containing protein, whose product MFDPITRRFARWRLRAETRRKLAMLDNRLLADIGTERSAIGDFVTRKLDEEECGQCL is encoded by the coding sequence ATGTTTGATCCCATCACGAGACGTTTTGCCCGGTGGCGGCTGCGGGCCGAAACCCGGCGCAAGCTGGCCATGCTCGACAATCGGCTGTTGGCCGATATTGGCACCGAGCGGTCGGCTATCGGCGATTTCGTCACCCGGAAGCTTGACGAAGAGGAGTGCGGACAATGCCTTTGA
- a CDS encoding aldo/keto reductase produces MPLMRELGRTGRMAGAVGMGCWAIGGHFTLHGLNDGWGDVDDAQSVRAIHTGLDLGATLFDTADAYGTGHSEDILGIALRQRRHEVVIATKFGFTYDRSTRALGDIDVSPAYIETANARSLERLGIDCIDLYQIHPGELTDDQADAAAEALEGLVERGRIAAWGWSTDNAEAARRMLVYPHFAAIQQELNVLHDGPDMLALCAETGLASLNRSPLAMGLLSGKFSVKTQFKTDDVRGAGHAWVRHFHNGRPAPEVLARLSDLRDLLTSNGRTPAQGALAWLLARSPHTFPIPGFKTEAQVRDNLGALDKGPLPAAIMADIDRVLSRPLAAAE; encoded by the coding sequence ATGCCTTTGATGCGAGAACTCGGCCGGACCGGACGCATGGCCGGCGCGGTGGGCATGGGCTGCTGGGCCATTGGTGGGCACTTCACGCTCCATGGTCTCAATGACGGCTGGGGGGACGTTGACGACGCCCAGTCGGTCAGGGCCATCCACACCGGGCTCGATCTGGGCGCCACCCTGTTTGACACGGCCGATGCCTATGGCACCGGACATAGCGAGGACATTCTGGGCATAGCCCTGCGTCAACGGCGCCATGAGGTGGTGATCGCCACCAAGTTTGGCTTCACCTATGACCGCAGCACCAGGGCGCTGGGAGACATCGATGTGTCGCCCGCCTATATCGAAACGGCCAATGCGCGCTCGCTCGAGCGGCTCGGAATCGACTGCATAGACCTCTACCAGATCCACCCGGGCGAGTTGACCGACGATCAGGCCGACGCAGCTGCCGAGGCGCTGGAGGGTCTGGTGGAGCGGGGGCGCATCGCCGCCTGGGGATGGAGCACGGACAATGCCGAAGCCGCTCGGCGCATGCTGGTCTATCCGCATTTCGCGGCCATTCAGCAGGAACTCAATGTGCTCCATGATGGCCCGGACATGCTGGCCCTATGCGCCGAAACTGGCCTCGCGAGCCTCAATCGCTCGCCGCTGGCCATGGGGCTGTTGTCGGGAAAATTCTCGGTCAAGACGCAGTTCAAAACGGACGACGTCCGCGGCGCCGGTCATGCCTGGGTCCGGCACTTCCACAATGGCCGGCCCGCTCCGGAAGTGCTCGCACGGCTCTCGGACCTGCGAGACCTGTTGACCAGCAATGGCCGCACACCGGCACAGGGGGCGCTGGCCTGGCTGCTGGCGCGCTCGCCCCACACCTTCCCCATCCCCGGATTCAAGACCGAGGCTCAGGTCCGCGACAATCTGGGGGCACTGGATAAGGGACCGCTGCCGGCGGCGATCATGGCCGATATCGACAGGGTCCTGTCCCGGCCGCTGGCGG